One window from the genome of Candidatus Chlorohelix allophototropha encodes:
- a CDS encoding acyl-CoA carboxylase subunit beta, with the protein MLGGGQKRIDAQHAKGKLTARERIDLLLDEGTFEELDAFVTHRSTDFGLENQKYMGDGVVTGYGKIDGRLVFVFSQDFTVFGGSLSETHAEKICKIMDLAMKNGAPVIGLNDSGGARIQEGVVSLGAYADIFLRNVLASGVVPQISAILGPCAGGAVYSPAMTDFIAMVQDTSYMFVTGPNVVKAVTHEEVDFESLGGAATHNSVSGVAHFAAKDEVQCLALLRELISFMPSNNVEDPPFVPTNDPSTRRDEILNTIVPDSPNKPYDMRDLIRHVVDDGKFLEVQEFYAQNIVIGFAHMGGRSVGIVAQNPAVLAGVLDINSADKGSRFVRFCDCFNIPIVTLVDVPGFLPGVGQEYGGIIRHGAKLLYAYCEATVPKVTVIVRKAYGGAYDVMSSKHVRGDINYAWPSAEIAVMGVDGAVNIIFKDQIEKSENPDKTRKQLEAEYTEKFASPYVAAGRGYIDDIIEPKDTRFKIITALEMLKNKRDTNPPKKHGNIPL; encoded by the coding sequence ATGCTAGGCGGTGGTCAAAAAAGAATTGATGCGCAACATGCAAAAGGAAAGTTAACCGCACGTGAGCGCATTGATCTTCTGTTGGATGAGGGTACTTTTGAAGAGCTAGATGCTTTTGTAACCCACCGTTCCACAGATTTTGGACTGGAAAACCAGAAATATATGGGTGATGGCGTGGTCACCGGCTATGGAAAAATTGATGGCCGTTTGGTTTTTGTCTTTTCCCAAGATTTCACCGTATTTGGTGGTTCGCTGTCCGAAACACATGCAGAAAAAATCTGCAAAATAATGGATCTAGCGATGAAAAATGGCGCTCCGGTTATCGGCTTGAACGATAGTGGTGGTGCGCGTATTCAGGAAGGCGTTGTATCATTAGGCGCTTATGCTGATATTTTCTTACGCAATGTGTTGGCAAGTGGTGTTGTTCCCCAAATTTCCGCAATTCTTGGGCCTTGTGCTGGTGGCGCGGTTTACAGCCCTGCTATGACCGATTTTATTGCGATGGTGCAGGATACCAGTTACATGTTTGTGACCGGACCAAACGTGGTCAAGGCGGTTACCCATGAGGAAGTTGATTTCGAGTCGCTTGGTGGCGCTGCTACACACAACTCGGTTAGTGGTGTGGCTCATTTTGCGGCAAAAGATGAAGTGCAATGCCTTGCGCTTCTGCGTGAATTGATCAGCTTCATGCCAAGTAATAACGTGGAAGACCCACCCTTCGTTCCTACCAATGATCCATCCACTCGCCGAGACGAGATATTAAATACTATTGTCCCTGACTCGCCGAACAAGCCTTACGATATGCGTGACCTTATCAGACATGTGGTGGACGACGGGAAATTCCTCGAAGTTCAGGAATTCTACGCCCAGAACATTGTCATAGGATTTGCTCATATGGGCGGGCGCAGCGTTGGAATAGTAGCACAGAATCCGGCAGTATTGGCAGGGGTACTAGACATCAATTCCGCTGATAAAGGTTCTCGCTTTGTACGATTCTGCGACTGCTTTAATATCCCAATTGTCACCTTAGTAGATGTACCGGGCTTTTTACCGGGTGTTGGACAGGAATACGGCGGTATTATACGGCATGGTGCGAAACTGCTTTATGCTTATTGCGAAGCTACCGTTCCAAAGGTAACAGTTATAGTGCGTAAAGCTTATGGTGGCGCTTACGACGTTATGAGTTCTAAGCACGTGCGTGGCGATATTAACTACGCTTGGCCTAGCGCTGAAATTGCAGTTATGGGCGTAGATGGTGCGGTTAATATTATTTTCAAAGACCAGATAGAGAAGAGCGAAAACCCCGATAAGACTCGCAAGCAACTCGAAGCCGAATATACCGAGAAGTTTGCCAGTCCCTATGTTGCGGCAGGGCGCGGTTATATCGATGATATTATCGAGCCAAAAGATACCCGTTTCAAGATTATTACCGCGTTGGAGATGCTCAAAAACAAACGCGATACTAATCCTCCGAAGAAACACGGTAACATACCGCTCTAG